Below is a window of Mucilaginibacter ginkgonis DNA.
GGCTGGTCTAACAGCAGGTTCTCAGTAAATGGCATTGTAAACAATATTTTGAACCGGCTTAATTACGGCAGTGCGTGGATAACGCCGGTAGCTATTAATCCAACAGGTTTATATGCTTATGTACCATACCCTCCGCGTGAGTACAGGGTAAGTATTGGTTACAGTTTTTAACTTTTGGCCATGACCAAATCACAGATCACCAAACTGGCCTTTAAGTGGCATGGCTGGCTGGGCATAACAGCAGGAATATTTTTCCTGCTGTTTGGCATAACCGGCAGTATGCTCATGTTCCGCACCGACCTTGACCGCTATTGTAATCCGGAATTGCATCATGTGCAGCCCTCAGCTACTATCGTATCGGCAGATAGCATTTACCGTCAGTTGGTACGCACACATCCAAACCTAAAAAAGATCGTTCTGCACGATTTTCCGAGCGATAAATATGACACTTACGAGTTTATGCTGTACAAAAATCAGCAGCATGTTACCGACAATTATTTGTACTTCGTTTTTGTAGATCCTTATACCGGAAAGGTATTAAGCGAAGGTAGTTACGGCAATTTAGGCCCGTCGTTTTTTAGATGGTTATATTCTTTTCATTACAGTTTGCAATTAGGCATGCCCGGTATGCTGTTTACCGCCTTGATAGGGTTGGTTATGCTGCTTTCGCTTGTTACAGGTATTATTATTTACCGAAAACACTTTTGGGATGCATTAAGGTTCAGAGCGGGCCTGAGGTTTAAGAATACAGGCTCGGCAATATCTTCGCTGCACCGCATCGTCGGGGTTTGGGCTATTATATCTACGGCCATATTGTTCATCACCGGTTTTTGGATGAATAAGGAACACTTCTCCGCCAAAACCTGGCAGCTGCAAAAGCCGCATTCAAATCATTTGGTAAAGGCTAATATAGATGATTTGGTTAAGCGTTCGTTGCAGATCGCGCCCGGGTTTAAGCCCATAGCGGTAAACATTCCATGCGTCACGGGCCAGGAGATTTTGGTGCGGGGGCAAATGCCAGATACCCGGTTCTGCTTGTTAAAAGGAAAGGCCAGCGCGGTAACATTCGACCCGCAAACGGGTGCGTTTAAAAAGGTGATAGACATTGATAAGCAGAACTATGACAAGCGGATAGACACGGAAATATACAACCTGCACATAGGCAGTTATGGCGGCAATGCCGTGCGCTGGTTGTACGTATTCTTTGGATTACTGCCGGGAATACTGTCTGTTACAGGCGCGTTATTGTGGTTAAAAAAACGACGCAGGCGTTACCGTACAAAAGTAAATGGATAATTGCATTTTCAAATTAATCCATATCTTACGGGTTAGCTAACCACTAATAGATATGAAGAAATTTTGCTTACTGATATTCACGTTACACGCTGCAAGCGCGATTGCGCAAACAGGTGCTTTGCAAGCAGTTGTAAACAAAAAAGCAAACGAGCTGGAGAAGCAGGTGATTGCTTGGCGGCGCGACTTTCATGAACACCCGGAGTTGGGTAACCACGAAGTACGTACTGCTGACATCATCGCCAAACACCTTACATCTCTGGGTATCGAGGTGAAAACCGGCGTGGCTAAAACAGGCGTTATCGGAATATTAAAAGGCGGAAAACCTGGTCCGGTTGTGGCGCTTCGTGCAGATATGGACGGATTGCCGGTTACAGAAAGGGTAAACCTTCCCTTCGCGTCTAAAGTGCGCACCATGTATAACGGCAACGAATTTGGCGTAATGGCGGCCTGCGGGCATGATAGCCACGTGGCTATATTAATGGGTGTGGCATCTGTGCTGTCGTCCATGAAAAATGATTTGCATGGTACAGTGAAGTTTATCTTCCAACCTGCAGAAGAAGGCCCGCCGGCGGGTGAGCAGGGCGGCGCGGAGCTAATGATCAAGGAAGGCGCATTAGAGCACCCCAAAGTGGATGTTATTTTTGGGTTGCACATCAATTCTCAGACAGAAGTAGGAAAGATAGGCTACCGCCCGGGCGGCACAATGGCTGCTGTTAACGATATGCAGATCATTGTAAAAGGCCGTTCGGCTCATGGTGCCTATCCATGGAGTAGTATTGACCCGATAGTTACATCGGCACAGATCATCAACAACCTGCAAACCATTGTGAGCCGTAACCTTAATGTAACTGAGAACGGCGCGGTGGTAACCATTGGCGCTATCAATGGCGGCAACCGCTCTAATATTATTCCGGAGAAGGTGGAAATGCTTGGTACCATTCGCGCGCTGAGTGACCAGGACGAAAAGATGCTGATAGAGAATGTAAAACGCATTGCAACAAAAACCGCTGAAGCCAACGGCGCCGTTGCCGAAGTAAAGATCCCTTACAGCAACCACTACCCGGTTACCTACAACAACCCCGAACTGATCAATAAAATGCTGCCGACTTTGCAGGCCGTTGCAGGCAAAGAAAACGTGTTGCTGCGCCCTGCGGTGACCGGTGCAGAGGATTTTAGCTTTTTTGAGCAAAAGGTGCCGGGGCTTTTCTTCTTCCTGGGCGGCATGCCTAAAGGCCAGGACCCGTTAAAGGCACCTTCGCACCACACTCCTGATTTTTATATCGATGAAAGCGGATTTACTCTTGGTGTTAAAGCGTTATGCGATTTGACGATTGATTATATGGGAGGGAAGTAATAAGTCTAATTCATTATAGCATATTAACGAACCATTTTTCTTGGTCTATTTCGTTCTTTTGTCTTAGCAACAAAAGAACCAAAAATGCCAAGTCAGCGCAAGGCTTCTTTTGCCGCACAAGGCCTTTGCCCTGCAAAATATTTTGCGGGCCCTCATCACACAAGCCCTCAGTGGCGCAAAATATTTATCACCGAAGCTGCGCGCTGACGCTTCGAACGCGGAAATTGTTGGCACTGAATTAACAACACCGAAAAATGCGGCATCAGTCTGTGCGGCGATCACAGGCCCTGAAAACTGCAAACCCATTGTAGCACAGGGTGCAGCCGCGAGTTTCTTTGGTTACTTTCTTTGACGGTCAAAGAAAGTAACATTGAATTTAATCATGATGTAGATATTTGCTTTAAACTTTTGCCTTCACTAAACTGCTCGCGATTTACCACAAGCAGGGACGCTTGTGGTAGCGAAAAGAAGTTCTTAAAAAGGAATAATGGATTGGCCACCTATTAGCACCAGCGCATAAGATCCTTCGCTGCGCTCAGGATGCAATTTCAATATTTCCGGATTATGCGCGTAATACCTTATACGACAAATTTCCACCTTGTCATTGCGAGGAGCGCAGCGACGCGGCAATCTTTTGTGATGATTTTATGCTGGGATTGCTTCGTGCCCCGCAATGACAAATGAAAGAGCACATCTTCCCATCTGCACATCACCTTACAATTTCTTAAAATCATATGGCCCGTACTCTATAAAGTCGGCTACTTTGACGCGTACGCCAACCACTTTACCGTTACGTACTTCGAAAGGGAAAACAGCCTTGCCAAATTCGGGGTCAGAGAAAGTTGCGTAGAAGCGGTTGCCTCCCAGCGATTGCAGTTTGACAAACATTCGCTGGTGATGTTCTAAGCGCATTTCTAATTCGTTGTTCTCGCCCTGTGTTATGGTCATGTTGCCATAAAGGTCATTAGTGTACTTGCCTGCATATTCGCGCAGCGGCAAAGACGGTTTTAAGTTCAATGCCACAGAATCGCGCAGTTTATTGGTCCGCTGCAGTTCTTTAGTCATGTCTGCCTTAAAGCCTTCCAGATATTTGTTGCTGTAATCCTGGTATGGCCGTTTTAGATAAGCGTCCAAAATTTCCCAGCGCAGGGCTTCATACAATTCGTTTTGGTCTGAATTGGTGAGGATAATGATGCCAAGTTTGTCCTCCGGCACCAAGGTTACCGATGAGACAAACCCATTAACACCACCGTCATGCATCACCAGTCGTTTGCCTTCGTAATCCTGCAAAAACCAGCCAAGTCCATATAATTGGAAGAAGCTTTCCCCTGTCAATCGCTTGCCGCTTGATACCACATCCTGCGGAACGCGAGTAGCTTCGATAGCATCCGCCGGTATCAATTGACGGCTGCCCACTTTCCCATCATTCAGCAAAGTCATCACCCACTTGCTCATGTCTTGTGCCGAAGAACTGATAGCACCCGCAGGGGCAAGGTTATCCAATTGCGGGAATGGGATAGCTATCAGCCTGCCATCGGTAATGGTATGTGCCGATGCCTTGTTGATCGCCTTTGGCAAGTCTGCGCTAAGGGCAAGTGTATTGCTCATGCCCAGGGGCACAAAAATATTTTCGCGGATGTATTGTTCCCATGTTTTACCTGTAACCCGCGGAATGATCTCGCCTGCCGTCAGAAACGCGGCGTTGGTATACCCCCATTTGGTACGGAACGCGTAGGGCGCCTTTACATGGTCCATTTTTTCCATCACCTCGTTTCGTGTGAGGCTACTGGTCCAGTAGGTAAAATCCCCCTGAAAGGTGCGGAATCCCAATCGGTGGCAAAGCAAGTCGCGTACGGTGATCATTTGAGTCGACAAGGGGTCCGCCAGTTTAAACTCAGGAATGTATTTGGTCACTTTTTCGTCGAGGGATAATTTACGGTCGGCTTGCAGGGTGGCAAGCGCGGTGGCGGTAAAAGCCTTTGTGTTACTGCCGATCATAAAAAGCGTGTTCTGATCAACCTTAGTCGGCACACCTAACTCTTTGATGCCATAACCCTTCATCATTACAATGCGCCCGTCTTTAACTATACAAACAGCTGCGCCAGGGATGCGCCAGTTGGTCAATGCACGGTTAATGTAGTTGTCAAGGCTGTCTGAAACGAACTTGCTGCGATTCGCATTTTGCGCACCGGCAACTAAACCAAAAAATGAAAGCAGGAAAAGCAGAGCAAATTTTTTCATCTATATTTAGCAGTAAATCCTTCCAAATTATAACGGTTATCTCTTTTATTTGATGTAATGCACAAAAAAAATTTAAAGATCGGCGCGCTTTTAAGCTTTATTATGATGCTGACTATAAGCAAAACACAATTATATGCACAGGTAGGCAATTTTCAATGGGGCAAAGATGGTTATCATTACTATGATGTAAAAAAGGGCAACCTGGTTTATGAAGACGTCCGCGACCCTAAAAACGCGCAAATCTTTCTTAACCGTAGTAAGCTGGTTATAAAAAAAGGTGATACTATCGGTATCGAAAACTTCAGGGTTGCCGATGCCGGCGACAATGTGCTGATCAATACCAACACCAGGAAAGTTTGGCGACAATACACACGCGGTGACTATTGGCTATACAATGTAAAAAATGGTGCCATGAAACAGCTGGGTAAAGGCAAACCTTCGTCGTCATTGATGTTTGCCAAGCTATCGCCAGACGGGTCGAAGGTTGCCTATGTAAGTGAGCATAACATCTACGTTGAGGATTTGAGGACGGGCTTCATTAAACCGCTTACAACCAGTGGTACAAAAAAGCTGATAAATGGCACTTTCGATTGGGCTTATGAGGAAGAATTTGACTGCCGTGATGGGTTCCGTTGGTCGCCCGATGGGACGTCTATCGCCTACTGGCAAATCAATGCTACAACTATACCCAACTACCTGATGCTGAACACTACTGACTCGGTTTATTCGCATACCGTACCGGTTGAATATCCTGTAGCGGGTGTTAATCCAAGCGCGTGCCGCATTGGTGTAGTGAATGTAGCTACAGGGAAAAACAAATGGATGAACGTGCCCGGCGATGCTATACAAAACTATATCCCGCGCATGGAGTGGGCCGGTAATTCAAACGAATTGATCTTACAGCAACTTAACCGCGCACAAAACCAAAGCCGCATCATTATTTGCAATGTTTCTAACGCTACTGCACGGGTGATCTTCCGCGATGAGGATAAATCCTGGGTAGAAGTGAGTAATAAAGTAATGGGTTGGGATTGGATAGATAATGGCAAATCATTTGTTTGGTTGAGCGAAAAAGACGGCTGGCAGCATGCCTACCGCATAAACCGCGAGGGGCAGGCAAAACTTTTAACACCGGGAGATTATGATGTAATGCAAATTGTCTCTGTTGATAACAAGAATCAGTTACTTTATTTTATTGCCTCGCCTGAAAATGCTACCCAACGCTTCCTTTACAAAACAAGCCTTAGTGGCGGCAAGGCCGAGCGAGTTTCACCTGTTTCGCAGAACGGTTATCACCGGTATGAGATTTCACCGGATAATGCGGTAGCTGTTCACAGCTTTACCAATATAACCACTATGCCGGTGAAAGAATATGTTAGCCTGCAGGATCATAACCATATTAGCGGCGACGAGATTATACCTGGTAAAAGCCCTGTTAAAAGCAATGCCGAGTTTTTTAAGGTAACTACCGTAGACGGAGTAACGCTTGACGGATGGGTGGTAAAACCCAAAGATTTTGATCCGGCTAAAAAGTACCCGGTAGTATTTTATGTTTACGGCGAGCCTGCTTCGCAAACGGTATCAGACATCTACTACAATCCGCTTAACCGTTTATACCAGGGCAGCATGGCAGCAGATGGTTACCTATATGTCTCGCTGGACAACAGGGGCACGCCCGCTCCAAAAGGGCGCGAATGGCGTAAAGCGATTTATAAAAACATCGGCGTGGTAAACATTCGCGATCAGGCGATGGGTGCAAAAGAAGTGTTAAAATGGCCTTATGCCGATACCAGCCGCGTAGCAGTTTGGGGATGGAGCGGCGGCGGATCGTCAACCCTTAACCTGATGTTTCAATATCCCGAGATCTACAAAACGGGTATAGCCATTGCCGCGGTGGCAAACCAGCTGACTTACGATGACATTTACCAGGAGCGTTACATGGGCGTGCCTACAGACGAACAAAGCCGCTCATTTTACATAAAAGGTTCACCTATTAGTCACGTTAAGGGGTTAAGGGGTAATCTGTTGTATATACATGGCACAGGCGACGACAATGTGCATTACAATAATGCGGAGCAGTTGATAAATGAGTTGGTGAAAAACAATAAGCAATTTCAGCTGATGTCTTATCCAAACCGCACCCACTCTATTTCTGAAGGAGCGGGTACTACTGCGCATTTGAGAATACTTTACACTAATTATCTAAAAGAACACTGTCCGCCGGGGGCGCGATAAGCGAACCTCCCCTGCACAACTTAAAGGGGTGAATTTGCTTGTAATTATATTATGCGTTTAAAAGATTTCTGAAAAGGAATACTTAATATGCAGATATATACCAATTATAATTGATAAGCCTTCCAATACTGAGGAATAGCGCTCCCTTGCGTTATTTCACTTTCTTTTATCTGTATGCCATGCAGGGCGTGCCGGCCGGCTTCGCGCTGACGGCGCTGGCCAATTATCTTATTGGTAAAGGCGTAGACGCATTGACGATCGGCTCTTTTGATGCCATCATCGGCATCCCGTGGATCATTAACTTCATCTGGGGCGCGGTGATAGACCGTTACCAGTTTTCGCTGATGGGTTTGCGCAAGCACTGGATCATTTTTTCCCAGTTTCTGGCCCTGCTAACACTTACCTCGTTATTGTTCGTTCATGACCCTGTAAAGCAGGTGCACGTCATTCTTGCCATTTTTTTTACGCACAGCATTTTTGCGTCTGTTCAGGACGCCAGTGTAGACGCGCTTGCTATAGCGATAGTGCCCGTAAACCAACAGGGCCGCATCAACGCGTTTATGCGTGTAGGTATGGTTTGCGGCGTGGCTATCGGTGCAGCGGTATTTTCTACACTGGTACATTTTTATGGTTTTTACTATGCCGCCGCTGCGCAGGTAATATTTCTATTGATCTTCACTGTTGTTACTTACATCATTAAAGTTGACCGCGAGGATAGTTACATACCATCATTTCATACCAAACCTATAGAGAAAGCGGCGGTATCAGCAGATGATAACCCCGATTTGAAATGGCTATTCAGACAGTTGTACAATGGTTTTGTAAATAAGATAAGCTTAAAAACGTTTAGCGTCATCGCGCTGATTTATTTGTGCCTTAGCGTTTTTATAAAGTCGTTTTCTTTCCATCTTATCCACAACCTCCACTGGGACGATAATAACCTGTCTATATTGCAAGGCACTTGGGGAAGCCTGGTAACAGTTGTTGTGGTGTTGTGCGGCGGTGTATTTGCAGACAGGCTTGGCGCGCCGCGCATGCTGCGCATTGTCACTTATGCCATCTGCGGATTTCTGCTGTTCTTTGGCTTGTTGGGCATGTGGTGGCACTACAAAAGCTTAAGCGTAACCGGCATGCTCATTTACAGCCTTGCCGACCCTATGTACAGCATCGCAGCTATACCAGTCTTAATGGCCTTATGCCTTAAAAAAGTTGAGGCATCACAATTTACAACCTACATGGCGGTAGTAAATTTGTGCGATGTTTTGGGTGCTTACATATCCGGTTTGGCAATGCGTGTCACAACTGCACCGGTAATAGGGGTCACTTGCGGATTGGTAATCTCGACTGCGCTCTGTATTCAATGGCTGCTAAGGCCAGCTAAACAATTAGCAACGTAGCCGCCTATTCCATAGAGCATGTCTTCATATAATCAGCAAATGTCTTTCCGTTAATGGCCACCGAGGTGTTGTTGACGATGTCCGAAGCGAACATTACCCCAATGAA
It encodes the following:
- a CDS encoding PepSY-associated TM helix domain-containing protein — encoded protein: MTKSQITKLAFKWHGWLGITAGIFFLLFGITGSMLMFRTDLDRYCNPELHHVQPSATIVSADSIYRQLVRTHPNLKKIVLHDFPSDKYDTYEFMLYKNQQHVTDNYLYFVFVDPYTGKVLSEGSYGNLGPSFFRWLYSFHYSLQLGMPGMLFTALIGLVMLLSLVTGIIIYRKHFWDALRFRAGLRFKNTGSAISSLHRIVGVWAIISTAILFITGFWMNKEHFSAKTWQLQKPHSNHLVKANIDDLVKRSLQIAPGFKPIAVNIPCVTGQEILVRGQMPDTRFCLLKGKASAVTFDPQTGAFKKVIDIDKQNYDKRIDTEIYNLHIGSYGGNAVRWLYVFFGLLPGILSVTGALLWLKKRRRRYRTKVNG
- a CDS encoding S9 family peptidase; translated protein: MHKKNLKIGALLSFIMMLTISKTQLYAQVGNFQWGKDGYHYYDVKKGNLVYEDVRDPKNAQIFLNRSKLVIKKGDTIGIENFRVADAGDNVLINTNTRKVWRQYTRGDYWLYNVKNGAMKQLGKGKPSSSLMFAKLSPDGSKVAYVSEHNIYVEDLRTGFIKPLTTSGTKKLINGTFDWAYEEEFDCRDGFRWSPDGTSIAYWQINATTIPNYLMLNTTDSVYSHTVPVEYPVAGVNPSACRIGVVNVATGKNKWMNVPGDAIQNYIPRMEWAGNSNELILQQLNRAQNQSRIIICNVSNATARVIFRDEDKSWVEVSNKVMGWDWIDNGKSFVWLSEKDGWQHAYRINREGQAKLLTPGDYDVMQIVSVDNKNQLLYFIASPENATQRFLYKTSLSGGKAERVSPVSQNGYHRYEISPDNAVAVHSFTNITTMPVKEYVSLQDHNHISGDEIIPGKSPVKSNAEFFKVTTVDGVTLDGWVVKPKDFDPAKKYPVVFYVYGEPASQTVSDIYYNPLNRLYQGSMAADGYLYVSLDNRGTPAPKGREWRKAIYKNIGVVNIRDQAMGAKEVLKWPYADTSRVAVWGWSGGGSSTLNLMFQYPEIYKTGIAIAAVANQLTYDDIYQERYMGVPTDEQSRSFYIKGSPISHVKGLRGNLLYIHGTGDDNVHYNNAEQLINELVKNNKQFQLMSYPNRTHSISEGAGTTAHLRILYTNYLKEHCPPGAR
- a CDS encoding serine hydrolase, with the protein product MKKFALLFLLSFFGLVAGAQNANRSKFVSDSLDNYINRALTNWRIPGAAVCIVKDGRIVMMKGYGIKELGVPTKVDQNTLFMIGSNTKAFTATALATLQADRKLSLDEKVTKYIPEFKLADPLSTQMITVRDLLCHRLGFRTFQGDFTYWTSSLTRNEVMEKMDHVKAPYAFRTKWGYTNAAFLTAGEIIPRVTGKTWEQYIRENIFVPLGMSNTLALSADLPKAINKASAHTITDGRLIAIPFPQLDNLAPAGAISSSAQDMSKWVMTLLNDGKVGSRQLIPADAIEATRVPQDVVSSGKRLTGESFFQLYGLGWFLQDYEGKRLVMHDGGVNGFVSSVTLVPEDKLGIIILTNSDQNELYEALRWEILDAYLKRPYQDYSNKYLEGFKADMTKELQRTNKLRDSVALNLKPSLPLREYAGKYTNDLYGNMTITQGENNELEMRLEHHQRMFVKLQSLGGNRFYATFSDPEFGKAVFPFEVRNGKVVGVRVKVADFIEYGPYDFKKL
- a CDS encoding MFS transporter, which codes for MISLPILRNSAPLRYFTFFYLYAMQGVPAGFALTALANYLIGKGVDALTIGSFDAIIGIPWIINFIWGAVIDRYQFSLMGLRKHWIIFSQFLALLTLTSLLFVHDPVKQVHVILAIFFTHSIFASVQDASVDALAIAIVPVNQQGRINAFMRVGMVCGVAIGAAVFSTLVHFYGFYYAAAAQVIFLLIFTVVTYIIKVDREDSYIPSFHTKPIEKAAVSADDNPDLKWLFRQLYNGFVNKISLKTFSVIALIYLCLSVFIKSFSFHLIHNLHWDDNNLSILQGTWGSLVTVVVVLCGGVFADRLGAPRMLRIVTYAICGFLLFFGLLGMWWHYKSLSVTGMLIYSLADPMYSIAAIPVLMALCLKKVEASQFTTYMAVVNLCDVLGAYISGLAMRVTTAPVIGVTCGLVISTALCIQWLLRPAKQLAT
- a CDS encoding amidohydrolase, with amino-acid sequence MKKFCLLIFTLHAASAIAQTGALQAVVNKKANELEKQVIAWRRDFHEHPELGNHEVRTADIIAKHLTSLGIEVKTGVAKTGVIGILKGGKPGPVVALRADMDGLPVTERVNLPFASKVRTMYNGNEFGVMAACGHDSHVAILMGVASVLSSMKNDLHGTVKFIFQPAEEGPPAGEQGGAELMIKEGALEHPKVDVIFGLHINSQTEVGKIGYRPGGTMAAVNDMQIIVKGRSAHGAYPWSSIDPIVTSAQIINNLQTIVSRNLNVTENGAVVTIGAINGGNRSNIIPEKVEMLGTIRALSDQDEKMLIENVKRIATKTAEANGAVAEVKIPYSNHYPVTYNNPELINKMLPTLQAVAGKENVLLRPAVTGAEDFSFFEQKVPGLFFFLGGMPKGQDPLKAPSHHTPDFYIDESGFTLGVKALCDLTIDYMGGK